The genomic interval TTCCAGAATATCCACAGGCTGAAGATGGGGGATCTGGTTTTCTGGTCAGCTCGGATCGCAGCCCAATCTGGAGTCTCCAGAAAATCCTCTAGGGTGATTCAGATCGATCGGAAGATTTTCCGGGATGGAAGCCCAGGGTTGAGGTCAGAAGTGCAACCTGCAGCCGATCGCGAAGATGCAGCCGACTCAGAATACTGGAAACGTGGTTTTTCACCGTTCGTTCCGTAATGTAAAGTGTTTGGGCGATTTCTCGATTGCTGTAGCCCTGGCCAATCAAGTGCAAGACCTCCAGTTCTCTGGGGGTGAGTTGGGCTAGTTCGGGCGGTAGCGTTGGAGGGGGCGGAGTGGGAGCTGGGCTTAACATCTTTTCAAACAGCCCTGGCCCCAGATGGGTATAGCCTTTGTGAACAGCCCGGATGGCCTGGGCCAGTTCTTCTGAGGGGGTGTCCTTCAGCAGGTAACCTTTAGCCCCGTAGCGCAGGGCCTGGGTGACGTACTCATCATCATCGAAGGTAGTGAGAATCAAGATGCGGATGTGGGGGATTTTTTCCTGCAGCGATCGGGTGGCGGCAACCCCATCCATCACGGGCATGCGAACATCCATCAGGACCACATCAGGCTGGAGGGCGATCGCCTGCTCCACACCCACTTGACCGTTTTCTGCTTCCCCAACGATGTCTAAAT from Leptolyngbya sp. 'hensonii' carries:
- a CDS encoding response regulator transcription factor — protein: MIRVLLVDDQSIVREGLRSLLQAKPDLDIVGEAENGQVGVEQAIALQPDVVLMDVRMPVMDGVAATRSLQEKIPHIRILILTTFDDDEYVTQALRYGAKGYLLKDTPSEELAQAIRAVHKGYTHLGPGLFEKMLSPAPTPPPPTLPPELAQLTPRELEVLHLIGQGYSNREIAQTLYITERTVKNHVSSILSRLHLRDRLQVALLTSTLGFHPGKSSDRSESP